Proteins from a genomic interval of Desulfoplanes formicivorans:
- the lpxB gene encoding lipid-A-disaccharide synthase, whose protein sequence is MRQTRSQGTLKKVFICAGEASGDMYGAMLVDALHAIDPALSCVGMGGSTMRARGFKALIHSEALSVMGLTEVIGHLPRILGLFTRMRRFLEKERPAVVVLIDSPDFNFRVAKMAKKLSIPVVYYITPQVWAWRQGRVKFLKHYVDRLVCIFPFEEPFFRKHGLDATFVGHPLLETMDLATRRKIGPDAKRIGILPGSRHKEIASLLPVFAKVASLLWARDPALRFTLVQAPQVELQTIQSLWLQDVPVDIVPATDRYDALRQCSFVVAASGTATFECALLGVPTMLAYKVAFLSYHIGRRLIRVPFIGMVNLILGKRVFPEFIQHEATPQAMAALGQSWLEHPDRLELIRSELETLPAMMGPGKATDRAAAIVAEYVSGTR, encoded by the coding sequence ATGAGGCAAACACGAAGCCAAGGTACATTGAAAAAGGTTTTCATCTGTGCGGGAGAGGCCTCCGGAGACATGTACGGAGCCATGCTGGTTGATGCCCTGCACGCGATTGATCCCGCCCTTTCCTGTGTTGGCATGGGCGGAAGCACCATGCGTGCACGGGGATTCAAGGCATTGATCCATTCCGAAGCCCTTTCGGTCATGGGGCTTACCGAGGTCATAGGACACCTGCCTCGGATTCTGGGGCTGTTTACACGCATGCGCCGGTTTCTGGAAAAAGAACGGCCTGCAGTGGTGGTGCTCATCGACTCCCCGGATTTCAATTTCCGGGTGGCCAAAATGGCCAAAAAACTTTCCATCCCGGTTGTCTATTACATCACCCCGCAGGTCTGGGCTTGGCGGCAGGGCAGGGTCAAATTTCTCAAGCATTATGTAGACCGCCTCGTGTGCATCTTTCCCTTTGAAGAGCCTTTTTTCCGCAAGCATGGACTTGATGCGACCTTTGTGGGTCATCCCCTGCTTGAAACCATGGATCTTGCAACCCGCAGGAAGATTGGTCCCGATGCCAAGCGGATAGGCATCCTGCCCGGCAGCCGGCACAAGGAAATTGCCTCCCTTTTGCCCGTATTTGCCAAGGTCGCCTCCCTTTTGTGGGCAAGGGATCCCGCATTGAGGTTTACCCTTGTTCAGGCTCCCCAGGTGGAGCTGCAGACCATACAATCGTTGTGGCTCCAGGACGTGCCCGTGGATATTGTACCGGCAACAGACAGATACGATGCCTTGAGGCAATGCTCCTTTGTTGTTGCTGCTTCCGGCACGGCCACGTTTGAATGCGCCCTGCTCGGGGTGCCGACCATGCTGGCCTACAAGGTGGCTTTTTTGAGCTATCATATTGGTCGCAGGCTCATCCGGGTGCCTTTTATCGGCATGGTCAACCTGATCCTGGGCAAAAGGGTCTTTCCGGAATTCATCCAGCACGAGGCCACCCCCCAGGCCATGGCCGCCCTGGGGCAATCATGGCTTGAGCATCCCGATCGTCTCGAGCTGATACGCAGCGAACTCGAAACCTTGCCCGCCATGATGGGTCCGGGAAAGGCAACGGATCGGGCCGCTGCCATTGTTGCAGAATACGTATCCGGTACGCGCTGA